In a single window of the Neodiprion virginianus isolate iyNeoVirg1 chromosome 1, iyNeoVirg1.1, whole genome shotgun sequence genome:
- the LOC124298674 gene encoding zinc finger protein 830: MSLRNVGKKVTQTDLRRVMNEHKKKLTTVTRIESPIAKYTDSGQLICILCKTLVRSEAVWNIHLNSKIHKENIILAKKEHVEPPKPAPIAPHSFKRPTSSANVEVPSKKLKSILKNGPAVSSALPDDFFDKTSASKPPRNVHEAKTEVTKESAESEDVEMEEKEEEKDLSQAQLPEGFFDDPIMDAKVRNVEYKDPIEEEWEKFQKEIKEEAAQSAQIIADDQEEATTERQLDEIEEQMRHWSRVLELERRREEVLEQVERKSIAVEEEVSSGDEAEFDEFLDWRAKKSYK; encoded by the exons ATGTCTCTGAGAAACGTTGGGAAGAAAGTGACGCAGACAGACTTGCGTCGAGTTATGAATGAGCACAAAAAGAAGCTGACCACAGTGACGAGAATCGAATCACCAATCGCAAA GTACACAGATTCGGGTCAGCTGATATGCATACTCTGCAAGACACTGGTGCGCAGTGAAGCGGTATGGAATATCCACCTGAACTCCAAGATTCACAAAGAAAACATCATCCTCGCAAAAAAGGAACATGTCGAGCCTCCCAAACCTGCTCCGATCGCTCCACACAGTTTTAAACGGCCTACCTCATCTGCGAATGTGGAAGTACCGAGTAAAAAGTTGAagagtattttgaaaaatggccCTGCAGTGTCATCTGCACTGCCTGATGATTTCTTCGACAAAACCTCCGCATCTAAACCTCCTCGTAATGTTCACGAGGCCAAAACTGAAGTGACAAAGGAATCGGCGGAAAGTGAGGATGTCGAGATggaagagaaggaggaggagaaggatCTCAGTCAGGCTCAGCTCCCAGAGGGCTTTTTCGACGATCCTATCATGGACGCTAAG GTAAGAAACGTCGAGTACAAAGACCCGATTGAAGAAGAGTgggaaaagtttcaaaaagaGATTAAAGAGGAGGCTGCACAGTCGGCTCAGATCATAGCGGATGATCAGGAGGAAGCGACGACCGAGAGGCAATTAGACGAAATAGAGGAACAGATGCGACACTGGTCTAG GGTCCTAGAGTTGGAGCGACGCAGGGAAGAAGTGCTGGAGCAGGTCGAGAGAAAGAGCATAGCTGTAGAGGAGGAAGTTTCCAGCGGAGACGAGGCTGAGTTTGACGAGTTCCTCGATTGGCGGGCTAAAAAATCGTACAAATAA